In Solanum lycopersicum chromosome 5, SLM_r2.1, the following are encoded in one genomic region:
- the LOC101253282 gene encoding RNA-binding motif protein 25 isoform X3, with amino-acid sequence MLVMFGIPRYASPYTQMARPVFPPRPLGAVGIIPPLMRPPIPMMRPPIIPPVARPAAIPSITQTEKPQTTVYVGKISSTAENDFMLSLLQLCGPVRSWKRAQDPTNGSLKGFGFCEFESAEGVLRALRLLNKLNIDGQELMLNVNQATRDFLERYVEKKAENSKKPKESESEGTEKEGESALGGETNENPKTTAEPPESSTEESKQDSGDKGNKENLDAANFGLVTDEDRQADKEALEKLKDMIEERLKNKPLPPPPPPPQAPKDGSDNSYTEDLKDGEPGRDTAKNEEKNDDVNESKTSSEHDKAEISSPDHRRHDRRSRDRERDLKREKERELERYEREREQERAKREKEREYKTREDDRRYKSREKEWETREREREHWRKREREREKERAQERKWDIVEQERECEDGYRKRKHRTSDEERKRRQREKEDDLADRFKEEEEIAEAKRRADEEHQKKEQEEALKILSGHLANGREKVISYEENNLDSQDKNIETAHFNLSQGEGVAQNGTDEESVRAVTATSDMRHNSNAPTKRLEFGLSGSGKRAAVPSFFNADEDEDTQKEKKMRPLVPIDYSADEHMVQPSISVASPTMAAEFAKRISNVNAKEERPDIEKERHRRTHDRSSQRDRDRHDEETNRTRDDGRNLDHGRVRETRPDKVKTPDNQKLLDAKQLIDMIPKTKDELFSYEINWATYDKNALHERMRPWISKKITDFLGEEEPTLVDYIVSSTQEHVKATEMLERLQSILDEEAEMFVLKMWRMLIFEIKKVETGLALRPKS; translated from the exons ATGCTTGTAATGTTTG GAATTCCGCGTTATGCATCACCGTACACACAGATGGCTCGACCAGTTTTTCCTCCACGCCCACTTGGTGCAGTTGGCATTATTCCTCCCTTGATGCGCCCTCCAATCCCTATGATGCGTCCTCCAATCATTCCTCCTGTTGCCAGGCCAGCTGCCATCCCAAGCATTACTCAAACAGAGAAACCACAAACAACAGTTTATGTTGGCAAGATATCGTCCACTGCAGAAAATGATTTTATGCTTTCTCTTTTGCAG CTCTGCGGGCCTGTTAGGAGTTGGAAGCGTGCTCAAGATCCGACTAATGGATCACttaaaggttttgggttttgtGAGTTTGAGTCTGCTGAGGGGGTTCTCCGTGCATTAAGATTGCTCAACAAATTAAACATCGATGGGCAGGAGCTAATG TTAAATGTCAATCAAGCAACTCGCGATTTCCTTGAACGGTATGTTGAAAAGAAAGCAGAGAACTCAAAGAAACCCAAAGAATCTGAAAGTGAAGGCACTGAGAAAGAAGGAGAAAGTGCATTAGGTGGGGAGACAAATGAAAATCCAAAGACGACCGCTGAACCTCCTGAGTCTAGTACAGAAGAATCAAAGCAAGATAGTGGTGATAAAGGGAACAAAGAAAATCTTGATGCTGCTAACTTTGGTCTGGTCACTGACGAAGATAGGCAAGCTGACAAAGAGGCCTTGGAGAAGCTCAAGGATATGATCGAGGAAAGGCTGAAGAATAAACCATTACCACCTCCACCTCCACCTCCACAAGCACCTAAAGATGGTTCTGATAACTCATATACGGAAGACCTCAAAGATGGAGAACCAGGTAGAGATACAGCAAAAAATG aagaaaaaaatgatgatgTCAACGAAAGTAAAACTTCAAGTGAGCATGACAAGGCCGAGATTAGCTCACCGGACCATCGTAGGCATGATAGGAGAAGCAGGGATAGGGAGAGGGATTTGAAGAGGGAAAAGGAAAGGGAACTCGAAAGGTATGAGAGAGAACGTGAACAAGAACGAGccaagagagagaaggagagagAGTACAAGACCCGCGAAGATGACCGTAGGTACAAGTCCCGTGAAAAAGAGTGGGAAACAAGAGAAAGGGAGAGGGAACATTGgcgaaaaagagagagagaaagggaGAAAGAAAGGGCTCAGGAACGGAAATGGGATATAGTGGAACAAGAACGTGAATGTGAAGATGGTTATAGGAAAAGAAAACACAGGACTAGTGACGAGGAGAGGAAAAGACGgcagagagagaaggaagatgACTTGGCTGACAGgtttaaagaagaagaagagattgctGAGGCTAAGAGAAGAGCAGACGAGGAACATCAGAAAAAAGAACAGGAGGAGGCATTGAAAATCCTTTCTGGTcatctagccaatggacgtgaAAAAGTTATTTCATATGAGGAAAACAATCTTGATAGCCAAGATAAGAATATCGAGACAGCTCATTTTAATTTAAGCCAGG GTGAAGGAGTTGCACAAAATGGGACTGATGAAGAATCCGTGCGTGCAGTTACTGCAACATCAGACATGAGGCATAATAGCAATGCCCCTACAAAAAGGTTAGAATTTGGCCTCTCAGGGTCAGGAAAAAGAGctgctgtcccttctttcttcaatgcggatgaggatgaggatactcaaaaagaaaagaaaatgaggcCATTGGTTCCAATTGACTACTCAGCTGACGAACATATGGTCCAACCTTCCATCTCTGTAGCATCGCCGACTATGGCTGCAGAATTTGCAAAGCGAATTTCAAATGTCAATGCTAAAGAAGAGAGGCCTGATATAGAGAAGGAGAGACACAGAAGAACTCATGACAGATCCAGCCAGAGGGATCGGGACAGGCATGACGAGGAGACTAACCGAACCAGGGATGACGGTAGAAACCTTGATCATGGCAGAGTTCGGGAAACTAGACCTGATAAGGTTAAGACACCTGATAATCAGAAGCTTTTAGATGCAAAGCAATTGATTGACATGATTCCAAAGACCAAAGATGAGTTGTTCTCTTATGAGATAAACTGGGCTACTTATGACAAG AATGCATTACATGAAAGGATGAGACCGTGGATCAGTAAGAAGATCACTGATTTCCTTGGTGAGGAGGAGCCGACGCTGGTAGACTACATCGTCTCCAGCACTCAAGAACATGTCAAGGCAACTGAGATGCTGGAGAGGCTCCAAAGTATATTAGATGAAGAAGCTGAAATGTTTGTTCTGAAGATGTGGAGGATGCTTATATTTGAAATCAAGAAAGTTGAGACAGGTCTGGCTTTAAGGCCCAAATCCTAA